Proteins co-encoded in one Actinomadura luteofluorescens genomic window:
- the paaZ gene encoding phenylacetic acid degradation bifunctional protein PaaZ, with translation MDKEVPVVVLRSYVSGSWRAPEDEGAPLHDAVTGEEVARISSAGVDMGAALEYGRSVGGPVLRELTFHQRAALLKALASHLREHREELYALSARTGATLNDSKFDVDGGIGVLFAYASKGKRELPNDTVLVEGDVEPLGKGGTFVGQHLCTPSRGVAVQINAFNFPVWGPLEKFAPAFLAGMPSLIKPASQTAYLTARLVELVVEAGILPEGSVQMVCGEPRDLLDHLTEQDIVGFTGSASTARLLRTHPVIVGNAVRFNAEADSLNCSVLGPDATPGTKEFDLYVRQLATEMTVKAGQKCTAIRRALVPAGLMDDVAEAVRERLAKVTIGNPSDPSVRMGALATLDQREEVRRSLKALTDAGRVVFGDPERVEVVGADAERGAFISPVLLRADDAGRAEPHEVEAFGPVSTLMPYEGAEQAVELAARGRGSLAGSVVTGDAEFARTVVLGAAPWHGRLLVLNAEDAKESTGHGSPLPSLVHGGPGRAGGGEEMGGIRGVVHHMRRTAVQAGPAMLTSITGRWVPGTDRTVTDVHPFRKHLEELSVGDTAVGGPRVVTLADVEHFAEFTGDTFYAHTDEDAARANPFFGGRVAHGYLVVSFAAGLFVEPSPGPVLANYGLENLRFLTPVKPGDELTVTLTAKQITPREGADYGEVRWDTDVTNQEGASVAKYDVLTLVAKRPRHD, from the coding sequence ATGGACAAGGAGGTCCCAGTGGTCGTGCTGCGCAGTTACGTGTCGGGTTCCTGGCGTGCCCCGGAGGACGAGGGGGCGCCGTTGCACGACGCCGTCACCGGCGAGGAGGTCGCCAGGATATCCTCGGCGGGGGTCGACATGGGCGCCGCCCTGGAGTACGGGCGTTCGGTCGGCGGCCCGGTGCTGAGGGAGCTGACGTTCCACCAGCGCGCGGCCCTGCTGAAGGCGCTCGCGTCCCATCTGCGGGAGCACCGCGAGGAGTTGTACGCCCTGTCGGCCAGGACGGGCGCGACGTTGAACGATTCGAAGTTCGACGTGGACGGCGGCATCGGCGTCCTGTTCGCCTACGCGAGCAAGGGCAAGCGGGAGCTGCCGAACGACACGGTGCTGGTCGAGGGCGACGTGGAGCCGCTCGGCAAGGGCGGGACGTTCGTCGGGCAGCACCTGTGCACGCCGTCGCGCGGCGTCGCGGTGCAGATCAACGCGTTCAACTTCCCGGTGTGGGGTCCGCTGGAGAAGTTCGCGCCCGCGTTCCTCGCGGGGATGCCGAGCCTGATCAAGCCGGCGAGCCAGACCGCCTACCTGACCGCCCGGCTGGTCGAGCTGGTCGTCGAGGCCGGGATCCTGCCCGAGGGCTCGGTGCAGATGGTCTGCGGCGAGCCGCGCGACCTGCTCGACCACCTCACCGAGCAGGACATCGTCGGGTTCACCGGGTCGGCGTCCACGGCCCGGCTGCTGCGCACCCACCCCGTCATCGTGGGGAACGCGGTGCGGTTCAACGCCGAGGCCGACTCGCTGAACTGCTCCGTCCTCGGGCCGGACGCGACGCCCGGCACGAAGGAGTTCGACCTGTACGTCCGGCAGCTCGCCACGGAGATGACCGTGAAGGCGGGCCAGAAGTGCACGGCGATCCGCCGGGCGCTCGTCCCCGCCGGGCTGATGGACGACGTCGCCGAGGCCGTCCGGGAGCGGCTCGCGAAGGTCACGATCGGGAACCCGTCCGACCCGTCGGTGCGGATGGGCGCCCTCGCCACGCTCGACCAGCGCGAGGAGGTGCGGCGCTCGCTGAAGGCCCTCACGGACGCCGGCCGCGTCGTGTTCGGCGACCCCGAGCGGGTCGAGGTCGTGGGCGCCGACGCCGAGCGCGGCGCGTTCATCTCCCCGGTGCTGCTGCGCGCCGACGACGCCGGCCGCGCCGAGCCGCACGAGGTCGAGGCGTTCGGCCCGGTCAGCACCCTGATGCCGTACGAGGGCGCCGAGCAGGCGGTCGAGCTGGCCGCGCGCGGGCGCGGCAGCCTCGCCGGGTCGGTCGTGACCGGCGACGCGGAGTTCGCCCGGACGGTGGTGCTCGGCGCCGCGCCGTGGCACGGCCGGCTGCTCGTGCTGAACGCCGAGGACGCCAAGGAGTCGACCGGGCACGGCTCGCCGCTGCCCTCGCTCGTCCACGGCGGCCCCGGGCGCGCCGGCGGCGGGGAGGAGATGGGCGGGATCCGCGGGGTGGTGCACCACATGCGGCGCACCGCCGTCCAGGCCGGGCCCGCGATGCTCACCTCCATCACCGGGCGCTGGGTCCCCGGCACCGACCGGACCGTCACCGACGTGCACCCGTTCCGCAAGCACCTGGAGGAGCTGAGCGTCGGTGACACCGCCGTCGGCGGCCCGCGCGTCGTCACCCTCGCCGACGTGGAGCACTTCGCCGAGTTCACCGGCGACACCTTCTACGCCCACACGGACGAGGACGCCGCCAGGGCGAACCCGTTCTTCGGCGGGCGCGTCGCGCACGGCTACCTCGTCGTGTCGTTCGCGGCCGGGCTGTTCGTGGAGCCGTCGCCGGGGCCCGTCCTGGCGAACTACGGCCTGGAGAACCTCCGGTTCCTCACGCCCGTCAAGCCGGGCGACGAGCTGACCGTCACCCTCACGGCCAAGCAGATCACGCCGCGCGAGGGCGCCGACTACGGCGAGGTCCGCTGGGACACCGACGTCACGAACCAGGAGGGCGCCTCGGTCGCCAAGTACGACGTCCTGACCCTGGTGGCCAAGCGCCCGCGGCACGACTGA
- a CDS encoding LysR family transcriptional regulator, with protein sequence MISPLHIQTVREVVRTGSFADAARNLGYTASAVSQQIAALERACGLVLFERRARSVRPTSAAFLMVSKGNDVLSALDTLERELRTVASGERGALQLGSFPTASARILPRVLAELSRVRPGIDITLAEGEPDELLPELLDGDLDLQLAYRYDLFPRTWPDQIVETPVMDENLVLCVPRDHPLAAGRTVRLRDLRSETWIASRPESAGAQALLRLCGTAGFVPDIAFRSNDYAVVCGLVGCGLGIALVPALGCVPAPGLRTLRLSRRSPRRHVTVLRRATNTNPLVKDAMRGLIEVARGVQSEVSGATGP encoded by the coding sequence ATGATCAGTCCCCTGCACATCCAGACGGTGCGCGAGGTCGTCCGCACCGGCTCGTTCGCGGACGCGGCCCGCAACCTCGGGTACACCGCGTCCGCCGTCTCCCAGCAGATCGCCGCGCTGGAGCGCGCCTGCGGCCTGGTGCTGTTCGAGCGGCGGGCGCGCAGCGTGCGCCCGACGAGCGCCGCGTTCCTGATGGTCAGCAAGGGCAACGACGTGCTGTCGGCCCTCGACACCCTGGAGCGGGAGCTGCGCACGGTCGCCAGCGGCGAGCGCGGCGCCCTGCAGCTCGGCAGCTTCCCGACCGCCAGCGCCCGCATCCTGCCGCGGGTGCTGGCGGAGCTGTCGCGGGTGCGGCCCGGCATCGACATCACGCTGGCGGAGGGGGAGCCGGACGAGCTGCTGCCCGAGCTGCTCGACGGCGACCTCGACCTCCAGCTCGCCTACCGGTACGACCTGTTCCCGCGCACCTGGCCCGACCAGATCGTGGAGACGCCGGTGATGGACGAGAATCTGGTGCTGTGCGTCCCCCGGGACCACCCGCTCGCCGCGGGACGCACCGTGAGGCTGCGGGACCTGCGGTCGGAGACGTGGATCGCGAGCCGTCCCGAGAGCGCGGGCGCGCAGGCGCTGCTGCGGCTGTGCGGCACCGCCGGGTTCGTCCCCGACATCGCGTTCCGCAGCAACGACTACGCCGTGGTGTGCGGGCTGGTCGGGTGCGGGCTCGGCATCGCGCTCGTCCCGGCGCTCGGCTGCGTGCCGGCGCCGGGGCTGAGGACGCTGCGGCTCAGCCGCCGCAGCCCGCGGCGGCACGTCACCGTGCTGCGCCGCGCCACCAACACCAACCCGCTCGTCAAGGACGCCATGCGCGGCCTCATCGAGGTCGCCCGGGGCGTCCAGAGCGAGGTCAGCGGCGCCACCGGCCCTTGA
- a CDS encoding Glu/Leu/Phe/Val family dehydrogenase: protein MSDVLALMDEWGPERVVCVSDARTGMRGVLVIDNTARGMGKGGMRMSPSVTVAEVARLARVMTYKWAGVDLFFGGAKAGIAADPASPDREAVLRAFVRALSQEIPQRYVAGLDMGLSERDAAIVQDELDDRGAAVGTPHVLGGMPYDELGVTGFGVAEAADAAAQHAGTSLRGARVAVQGFGAVGHAAARRLHELGAAVVAVSTVHGALHDPDGLDVARLLALRAEAGDAAVREYGGRLLAPGAELSVPADVLVPAALQDVIDEEAAANVRAAIVVEGANLPTGRAAQRVLAERGVTVVPDFVANAGGVVAAGFAMDARYSAFRPDTGAVFAAVSAKMRDNTARVLDAARAQGTTTHEAAVALAQERVRAAMELKGRWRR, encoded by the coding sequence GTGTCTGACGTGCTCGCGCTGATGGACGAGTGGGGCCCCGAGCGGGTCGTGTGCGTCTCCGACGCCCGGACCGGGATGCGGGGCGTGCTCGTCATCGACAACACCGCCCGCGGCATGGGCAAGGGCGGCATGCGGATGAGCCCATCGGTGACGGTCGCGGAGGTGGCGCGGCTCGCCCGGGTCATGACCTACAAGTGGGCGGGCGTCGACCTGTTCTTCGGCGGCGCCAAGGCCGGGATCGCGGCGGACCCGGCGTCGCCGGACCGGGAGGCGGTCCTGCGCGCGTTCGTGCGGGCGCTGTCGCAGGAGATCCCCCAGCGGTACGTGGCGGGCCTCGACATGGGCCTGTCGGAGCGGGACGCGGCGATCGTCCAGGACGAGCTGGACGACCGGGGCGCGGCCGTCGGCACCCCGCACGTCCTCGGCGGCATGCCCTACGACGAGCTGGGCGTGACCGGCTTCGGGGTCGCGGAGGCCGCCGACGCCGCCGCCCAGCACGCCGGGACGTCCCTGCGGGGCGCGCGGGTCGCGGTGCAGGGGTTCGGCGCGGTCGGGCACGCGGCCGCGCGGCGCCTGCACGAGCTGGGCGCGGCCGTCGTCGCGGTCTCGACCGTGCACGGCGCGCTGCACGACCCGGACGGCCTGGACGTCGCGCGGCTCCTCGCCCTGCGCGCGGAGGCGGGCGACGCGGCGGTGCGGGAGTACGGCGGGCGGCTCCTGGCGCCCGGCGCCGAGCTGTCGGTCCCCGCCGACGTCCTCGTCCCGGCCGCGCTGCAGGACGTCATCGACGAGGAGGCGGCGGCGAACGTCCGGGCGGCGATCGTGGTGGAGGGCGCGAACCTGCCCACCGGCCGGGCGGCGCAGCGCGTCCTCGCCGAGCGGGGCGTGACGGTCGTGCCGGACTTCGTCGCCAACGCGGGCGGCGTCGTCGCGGCGGGGTTCGCGATGGACGCCCGCTACTCGGCGTTCCGCCCCGACACCGGCGCGGTGTTCGCGGCGGTCTCGGCGAAGATGCGCGACAACACCGCCCGGGTCCTCGACGCCGCCCGGGCACAGGGCACGACGACGCACGAGGCCGCCGTCGCGCTCGCGCAGGAACGCGTCCGCGCCGCGATGGAGCTCAAGGGCCGGTGGCGCCGCTGA
- a CDS encoding NAD(P)/FAD-dependent oxidoreductase yields the protein MGSDTGSGAETEADVVVIGGGVMGTSIAFHLAEAGVPRVVLVERDALGSGSTCKAAGGVRAQFSDEVNIRLGARSLEAFTRFGRRPGQEIDLRRVGYLFLLSRPEDVAAFEAGVALQNDLGVPSRMVPVAEACRLSPLIVPDGLLAAAFSPDDGHCTPESVVLGYATGARRHGARILTGCEVVGIETGGGEIRAVRTSRGRIRTPAVVCAAGAWSAAVGRMAGVDLPVEPLRRQIVFTEPLPDLPRPVPMTIDFTTSFYFHAEGEGLMLGMSDPDERPGFLLNRSDAWLPRLSEAIGARAPSLLNAGLTGGWAGLYEVTPDHNALIGEDASVPRFLYATGFSGHGFLQGPAVGEVVRDLYLGRAPFTDVAPLHAARFAGDALRPEINRV from the coding sequence GTGGGGAGCGACACGGGGAGCGGAGCGGAGACCGAGGCCGACGTCGTCGTCATCGGCGGCGGCGTGATGGGCACGAGCATCGCGTTCCACCTCGCGGAGGCGGGCGTGCCGCGCGTGGTGCTCGTCGAGCGGGACGCGCTCGGATCGGGCTCGACGTGCAAGGCGGCGGGCGGCGTGCGCGCCCAGTTCTCCGACGAGGTCAACATCCGGCTCGGCGCCCGCAGCCTGGAGGCGTTCACCCGGTTCGGCCGCCGTCCCGGCCAGGAGATCGACCTGCGCCGGGTCGGGTACCTGTTCCTGCTGTCGCGGCCCGAGGACGTCGCGGCGTTCGAGGCGGGCGTCGCCCTGCAGAACGACCTGGGCGTCCCGAGCCGGATGGTCCCGGTCGCGGAGGCCTGCCGGCTGTCGCCGCTGATCGTCCCCGACGGGCTGCTGGCCGCCGCGTTCTCCCCCGACGACGGGCACTGCACGCCCGAGTCGGTCGTCCTCGGGTACGCGACGGGCGCCCGCCGGCACGGCGCGCGGATCCTCACCGGCTGCGAGGTCGTCGGCATCGAGACCGGCGGCGGCGAGATCAGGGCCGTGCGGACCTCGCGGGGGCGCATCCGCACGCCCGCCGTCGTCTGCGCGGCCGGAGCCTGGTCGGCGGCGGTCGGGCGGATGGCGGGCGTCGACCTGCCGGTCGAGCCGCTGCGCCGCCAGATCGTCTTCACCGAGCCGCTCCCGGACCTGCCGCGCCCGGTGCCGATGACGATCGACTTCACGACGTCGTTCTACTTCCACGCCGAGGGCGAGGGACTGATGCTCGGCATGTCCGACCCCGACGAGCGGCCCGGCTTCCTGCTGAACCGGTCCGACGCGTGGCTCCCCCGGCTCAGCGAGGCGATCGGCGCCCGCGCGCCGAGCCTGCTCAACGCGGGGCTGACGGGCGGCTGGGCGGGCCTCTACGAGGTGACGCCCGACCACAACGCGCTCATCGGCGAGGACGCGTCGGTGCCGCGGTTCCTCTACGCGACCGGCTTCTCCGGGCACGGCTTCCTGCAGGGCCCGGCGGTCGGCGAGGTCGTCCGCGACCTGTACCTCGGCCGCGCCCCCTTCACCGACGTCGCCCCCCTGCACGCCGCGCGGTTCGCCGGCGACGCCCTCCGCCCGGAGATCAACCGTGTCTGA
- a CDS encoding aldehyde dehydrogenase family protein, translating to MLTSVIGGARIPAGPRSYRSTDPSRTSETVAEVSLAEAGDLVRACRAAREAQDAWRDVPAPVRGQVVAAVGRLVEANKAALAAIVTREVGKPRAEALGEVQEIADTCAFFLGEGRRLYGQTVPSEMPDKQLFTFRDPVGVVTVVTAGNFPVAVPSWYIVPALLCGNAVVWKPAEYAAACADAFYELFAHAGLPDGVLNVVHADGPETFRGLERALDEGLVDKVGFTGSTEVGSRIGELCGRHLQTPCLELGGKNPMVVAEDADLPLAVQGALFSGFGTAGQRCTSLGTAIVHESVHAEFVRLLDEATRAAAVGDPAGDVLFGPLISERFADGFEKVLGWIGPGHTVHGSSATGRITAAAPREGFAGDPEAGLFYHPVIVDWVGPGDELFMNETFGPIIGVARYRTLDEAIALANAPGYGLSASIYTADPAKVFAFRRRISAGMVSVNNSTSGAEAHLPFGGNGRSGNGSRQSGMWVLDQFTRWQSMNWDTSGRLQKAQMDVLEIAPDLGFRL from the coding sequence GTGCTCACCTCCGTCATCGGCGGCGCCCGGATCCCGGCGGGGCCGCGCTCGTACCGTTCCACCGACCCGTCCCGCACGTCCGAGACGGTCGCCGAGGTGTCCCTCGCGGAGGCCGGCGACCTCGTGCGCGCCTGCCGGGCCGCCCGCGAGGCGCAGGACGCCTGGCGGGACGTGCCGGCGCCCGTCCGCGGGCAGGTGGTCGCCGCGGTCGGCCGGCTCGTCGAGGCCAACAAGGCGGCCCTCGCGGCGATCGTCACCCGCGAGGTCGGCAAGCCCCGCGCCGAGGCGCTCGGCGAGGTCCAGGAGATCGCCGACACCTGCGCGTTCTTCCTCGGGGAGGGGCGGCGGCTGTACGGGCAGACCGTCCCGTCCGAGATGCCCGACAAGCAGCTGTTCACCTTCCGGGACCCGGTCGGCGTCGTCACCGTCGTCACGGCGGGGAACTTCCCGGTCGCGGTGCCGTCCTGGTACATCGTCCCGGCGCTGCTGTGCGGGAACGCGGTGGTGTGGAAGCCCGCCGAGTACGCGGCGGCCTGCGCCGACGCGTTCTACGAGCTGTTCGCGCACGCGGGACTGCCGGACGGCGTCCTCAACGTCGTCCACGCCGACGGCCCCGAGACCTTCCGCGGCCTCGAGCGGGCGCTGGACGAGGGACTGGTCGACAAGGTCGGCTTCACCGGCTCCACGGAGGTCGGGTCGCGGATCGGGGAGCTGTGCGGCCGCCACCTCCAGACGCCGTGCCTGGAACTCGGCGGCAAGAACCCGATGGTCGTCGCCGAGGACGCCGACCTCCCGCTCGCCGTCCAGGGCGCCCTGTTCTCGGGGTTCGGGACGGCCGGGCAGCGCTGCACCTCCCTCGGGACCGCGATCGTCCACGAGTCGGTGCACGCCGAGTTCGTGCGGCTGCTGGACGAGGCGACGCGGGCCGCGGCCGTCGGCGACCCGGCGGGCGACGTGCTGTTCGGGCCGCTGATCAGCGAGCGGTTCGCGGACGGCTTCGAGAAGGTCCTCGGCTGGATCGGGCCGGGCCACACCGTGCACGGGTCGTCCGCCACCGGGCGGATCACGGCGGCCGCGCCGCGGGAGGGCTTCGCCGGAGACCCCGAGGCGGGGCTGTTCTACCATCCGGTGATCGTCGACTGGGTGGGGCCCGGCGACGAGCTGTTCATGAACGAGACGTTCGGGCCGATCATCGGCGTGGCCCGCTACCGGACCCTGGACGAGGCGATCGCCCTCGCCAACGCCCCCGGCTACGGCCTGTCCGCGTCGATCTACACCGCCGACCCGGCGAAGGTCTTCGCGTTCCGGCGGCGGATCTCCGCCGGGATGGTGAGCGTCAACAACTCCACCTCGGGCGCGGAGGCGCACCTGCCGTTCGGCGGGAACGGGCGTTCGGGCAACGGCAGCCGCCAGTCGGGCATGTGGGTGCTGGACCAGTTCACCCGCTGGCAGTCCATGAACTGGGACACCTCGGGACGGCTGCAGAAGGCGCAGATGGACGTCCTGGAGATCGCCCCCGACCTCGGCTTCCGGCTGTAG
- a CDS encoding thiamine pyrophosphate-dependent enzyme, whose translation MPEPADVHFLETAATLVPSGAPAPPGAPNAERCLELFDAQLGSRHLDLAARRLQAQGHGFYTIGSSGHEGNAAVAGALRPDDPALLHYRSGAFFLERARQVPGRNPLRDVLLGLVAAAEEPIAGGRHKVFGSRPLNVIPQTSTIASHLPRALGVAFAIERAARLGLDSPWPRDAVTVCSFGDASANHSTAAGAVNAAVNCGYQGLPLPLLLVCEDNGIGISVPTAPGWIEAAYGSRPGLAYFPADGCDLADAHAAAARAAGWVRERRRPAFLHLRTVRLMGHAGSDVESSYRTPAEMASDLERDPLLRTARLLVDRGAATARDIVGLYEAKRAEVTALAEKVAGAPRLASAPQVMAPLRYPRPGGRARRADGEPVTVAQAINRTLGELLDERPGMLVFGEDVARKGGVYGVTRGLVKRAGAARVFDTILDEQSILGLALGFGISGMLPVPEIQYLAYLHNAADQLRGEAATLPFFSSGRYRNPMVVRIAGYAYQKGFGGHFHNDNAVAALRDIPGLVIASPSRPDDAAGMLRACADAAEHEGRVCAMLEPIALYHARDLHEDGDGGWLAPAGGTVPIGRARTYGDGGDLTVVTFANGLRMSLRAARRLEAGGVRCRVLDLRWLAPLPVEDLLREARATGAVLVADETRRTGGVSEGVLTALADAGFPGRAARVTSEDSFIPLGDAAYHVLLSEAAIEEAARRLLTSPR comes from the coding sequence ATGCCCGAGCCCGCCGACGTCCACTTCCTCGAGACGGCCGCGACCCTGGTGCCGTCCGGTGCGCCCGCCCCGCCGGGCGCGCCCAACGCCGAGCGCTGCCTGGAGCTGTTCGACGCGCAGCTCGGCAGCCGGCACCTCGACCTCGCCGCCCGACGCCTCCAGGCGCAGGGCCACGGCTTCTACACGATCGGCTCCTCGGGCCACGAGGGGAACGCGGCCGTCGCGGGCGCGCTCCGCCCGGACGACCCGGCGCTCCTGCACTACCGGTCGGGCGCGTTCTTCCTGGAGCGGGCGCGCCAGGTACCCGGCAGGAACCCGCTCCGCGACGTCCTCCTCGGGCTGGTCGCCGCCGCCGAGGAACCGATCGCGGGCGGACGCCACAAGGTGTTCGGCAGCCGTCCGCTCAACGTGATCCCGCAGACGTCCACCATCGCCTCGCACCTGCCGCGCGCGCTCGGCGTGGCCTTCGCGATCGAACGCGCCGCCCGGCTGGGCCTGGACTCGCCGTGGCCGCGCGACGCCGTCACCGTGTGCAGCTTCGGAGACGCCTCCGCCAACCACTCCACCGCCGCGGGCGCCGTCAACGCGGCCGTCAACTGCGGCTACCAGGGCCTTCCCCTGCCGCTCCTGCTCGTCTGCGAGGACAACGGGATCGGGATCAGCGTCCCCACGGCGCCCGGCTGGATCGAGGCCGCCTACGGTTCGCGGCCCGGCCTCGCCTACTTCCCCGCGGACGGCTGCGACCTCGCCGACGCCCACGCCGCTGCGGCGCGGGCGGCGGGCTGGGTCCGCGAACGCCGCCGTCCCGCGTTCCTGCACCTGCGGACCGTCCGCCTGATGGGCCACGCCGGCTCCGACGTCGAGTCGTCGTACCGGACCCCCGCCGAGATGGCGTCCGACCTGGAGCGGGACCCGCTCCTGCGGACCGCGCGCCTCCTCGTCGACCGCGGCGCCGCGACCGCGCGGGACATCGTCGGCCTCTACGAGGCCAAACGCGCGGAGGTCACGGCGCTGGCCGAGAAGGTCGCGGGGGCCCCGCGCCTGGCGTCCGCCCCGCAGGTCATGGCGCCCCTCCGGTACCCCCGCCCCGGCGGGAGGGCGCGTCGCGCGGACGGGGAGCCGGTCACGGTGGCTCAGGCGATCAACCGGACCCTCGGCGAGCTGCTGGACGAGCGGCCCGGCATGCTCGTCTTCGGCGAGGACGTGGCGCGCAAGGGCGGCGTCTACGGGGTCACGCGCGGGCTGGTGAAGAGGGCCGGGGCGGCGCGGGTGTTCGACACGATCCTGGACGAGCAGTCGATCCTCGGCCTCGCGCTCGGCTTCGGGATCTCCGGGATGCTGCCGGTCCCGGAGATCCAGTACCTCGCCTACCTGCACAACGCCGCCGACCAGCTCCGGGGCGAGGCGGCGACGCTGCCGTTCTTCTCCTCCGGGCGGTACCGCAACCCGATGGTCGTGCGGATCGCGGGCTACGCCTACCAGAAGGGGTTCGGCGGCCACTTCCACAACGACAACGCCGTCGCCGCGCTGCGCGACATCCCGGGGCTCGTCATCGCGTCACCGTCCCGGCCCGACGACGCCGCGGGGATGCTACGCGCGTGCGCGGACGCCGCCGAGCACGAGGGACGCGTGTGCGCGATGCTGGAGCCGATCGCGCTCTACCACGCCCGCGACCTGCACGAGGACGGCGACGGCGGGTGGCTGGCCCCGGCCGGCGGCACGGTCCCGATCGGGCGCGCCCGCACCTACGGTGACGGCGGCGACCTCACCGTCGTCACCTTCGCCAACGGCCTGCGGATGAGCCTGCGGGCGGCCCGCCGCCTGGAGGCCGGGGGCGTCCGGTGCCGGGTGCTCGACCTGCGCTGGCTGGCCCCGCTCCCGGTCGAGGATCTACTGCGCGAGGCCCGCGCCACCGGCGCGGTCCTGGTCGCGGACGAGACGCGCCGCACCGGGGGCGTCTCCGAGGGCGTCCTGACCGCGCTCGCCGACGCCGGCTTCCCGGGGCGCGCTGCCAGGGTCACGAGCGAGGACAGCTTCATCCCCCTGGGAGACGCCGCCTACCACGTCCTGCTGTCGGAGGCCGCGATCGAGGAGGCGGCGCGGAGGCTTCTCACGTCGCCTCGATGA
- a CDS encoding ABC transporter ATP-binding protein, with product MTLLRVSDLRSRYGQVEALSGISFEVGEGEIVALLGSNGAGKTTALRTVTGLHRARSGRVEFDGRDITRLAAHRVVAAGLGHVPEGRRVFPALSVAENLLLGGYLRRRDRALVAARREEVYAMFPRLGERRGQPAGLLSGGEQQMLAIGRALMLRPRLLALDEPTMGLAPRTAQQVLRVVREIRDQGATILIVEQNAHQTLRLADRAYVLETGRIVLDGPASALARDDRVKAAYLGGDPVIEAT from the coding sequence GTGACGCTCCTGCGGGTGAGCGACCTGCGCAGCAGGTACGGCCAGGTCGAGGCGCTGTCGGGGATCTCCTTCGAGGTCGGCGAGGGCGAGATCGTCGCGCTGCTCGGCAGCAACGGCGCCGGCAAGACCACCGCGCTGCGGACCGTGACGGGCCTGCACCGGGCCCGGTCCGGGCGGGTCGAGTTCGACGGCCGCGACATCACCAGGCTCGCCGCGCACCGGGTCGTCGCGGCGGGGCTCGGGCACGTCCCGGAGGGGCGGCGCGTGTTCCCCGCGCTGAGCGTCGCCGAGAACCTGCTGCTCGGCGGGTACCTGCGGCGCCGCGACCGGGCCCTCGTCGCCGCCCGCCGGGAGGAGGTCTACGCCATGTTCCCGCGCCTCGGGGAGCGCCGCGGGCAGCCCGCGGGGCTGCTGTCGGGCGGCGAGCAGCAGATGCTCGCGATCGGCCGGGCGCTGATGCTGCGGCCGCGCCTGCTCGCCCTGGACGAGCCGACGATGGGGCTGGCGCCGCGGACGGCGCAGCAGGTGCTGCGGGTCGTGCGGGAGATCCGCGACCAGGGCGCCACGATCCTGATCGTCGAGCAGAACGCCCACCAGACGCTCCGCCTCGCCGACCGCGCCTACGTCCTGGAGACCGGCCGGATCGTGCTGGACGGCCCGGCGTCCGCGCTCGCCCGGGACGACCGGGTGAAGGCCGCCTACCTGGGCGGCGACCCCGTCATCGAGGCGACGTGA